A part of Corynebacterium afermentans subsp. lipophilum genomic DNA contains:
- the pyk gene encoding pyruvate kinase, with amino-acid sequence MDRRTKIVCTLGPAVASKDAILGLVRDGMDVARLNFSHGDYPDHEQNYRWVREATDETGHAVGILADLQGPKIRLGRFEGDGKTYWETGETVRITVDDVEGTHDRVSTTYKQLAQDAKPGDRLLVDDGKVGLVCTEVDGNDVVCRVTEGGPVSNNKGVSLPGMDISVPALSEKDKADLRFALELGVDIIALSFVRSPADVEQVHEIMDEVGRRVPVVAKLEKPEAVDALESIILAFDAVMVARGDLGVEIPLEQVPAVQKRVIQIARENAKPVIVATQMLDSMIENSRPTRAEASDVANAVLDGADGVMLSGETSVGVDPHNVVRTMSRIVRSAETMGSVPPLNHIPRTKRGVVSYSANDIADRLNARAIVTFTTSGDTARRVARLHPDLPLLVFTPVQQVRSQLAMTWGAETFLCEQVHSTDDMIKVVDRQLLAMEQYKEGDTMVVVAGTPPGVAGTTNTIHVHQLGEDTRNP; translated from the coding sequence GTGGATAGAAGGACAAAGATCGTCTGCACCCTCGGCCCGGCTGTAGCCAGCAAGGATGCGATTTTGGGACTCGTGCGCGACGGCATGGACGTGGCGCGTTTGAACTTCTCGCACGGCGACTACCCGGACCACGAGCAGAACTACCGCTGGGTCCGCGAGGCCACCGACGAGACCGGCCACGCCGTGGGCATCCTGGCGGACCTGCAGGGCCCGAAGATCCGCCTCGGCCGCTTCGAAGGCGACGGCAAGACCTACTGGGAAACCGGCGAGACCGTCCGCATCACCGTGGACGACGTCGAAGGCACGCACGACCGCGTGTCCACCACCTACAAGCAGCTCGCCCAGGACGCGAAGCCGGGCGACCGCCTGCTCGTGGACGACGGCAAGGTCGGCCTGGTCTGCACCGAGGTTGACGGCAACGACGTGGTCTGCCGCGTCACCGAGGGCGGCCCGGTGTCCAACAACAAGGGTGTCTCGCTTCCGGGCATGGACATCTCCGTGCCGGCGCTGAGCGAGAAGGACAAGGCTGATCTGCGCTTCGCCCTGGAGCTCGGCGTGGACATTATCGCCCTGTCGTTCGTGCGTTCTCCGGCGGATGTGGAGCAGGTCCACGAGATCATGGATGAGGTCGGTCGGCGTGTGCCTGTCGTCGCCAAGCTTGAAAAGCCCGAGGCTGTGGACGCGCTGGAATCCATCATCCTCGCGTTCGATGCGGTGATGGTTGCCCGCGGCGACCTGGGCGTGGAGATTCCGCTCGAGCAGGTCCCGGCAGTGCAGAAGCGCGTGATCCAGATTGCGCGCGAGAATGCCAAGCCGGTGATCGTCGCTACGCAAATGCTTGACTCCATGATTGAGAACTCGCGTCCGACGCGCGCCGAGGCATCCGACGTGGCCAACGCGGTGCTTGACGGCGCGGACGGTGTCATGCTCTCGGGCGAGACGTCTGTGGGCGTGGATCCGCACAACGTGGTGCGCACCATGAGCCGCATCGTCCGCTCTGCCGAGACCATGGGCAGCGTGCCGCCGCTGAACCACATCCCGCGCACGAAGCGCGGCGTGGTGTCCTATTCGGCGAACGACATCGCCGACCGCCTCAACGCGCGCGCGATTGTCACGTTCACCACCTCCGGCGACACCGCACGCCGCGTGGCGCGCCTGCACCCGGACCTGCCGCTTCTGGTGTTCACGCCGGTGCAGCAGGTGCGCTCGCAGCTGGCCATGACGTGGGGCGCGGAGACGTTCCTATGCGAGCAGGTCCACAGCACCGACGACATGATCAAGGTGGTGGACCGCCAGCTTTTGGCAATGGAGCAGTACAAGGAGGGCGACACCATGGTCGTTGTCGCCGGCACCCCGCCGGGTGTCGCGGGCACGACCAACACCATTCACGTCCACCAACTCGGCGAGGACACGCGCAACCCCTAA
- the lgt gene encoding prolipoprotein diacylglyceryl transferase, which translates to MNLANIPSPPQGVWYLGPIPIRAYALCIITGIIVAMAVSLRRYKARGGDPETVWDAAIVVIPAGIIGGRLYHVITDHQKYFGEGKNPWQAFNITAGGLGIIGAVALGALAVWVMMRRKGLPIAPLADAIAPSVILAQGIGRLGNYFNQELYGAETNVPWALDIYYRVNEAGQYAPLTGRSTGEVIASVHPTFLYELIWNVAVFFVLIWADRRFRLGHGRVFWLYVAGYTLGRFFIEFMRRDEANLILGLRVNTWVSAILFIVAVVIFFILQKGRETPEEVDPEYNRSSTADSQDREYRGALKNTNDTDDNSDNTEDNEVGTRG; encoded by the coding sequence CTGAACTTGGCTAACATCCCGTCGCCGCCGCAGGGCGTGTGGTACCTCGGTCCCATTCCCATCCGCGCCTACGCGCTGTGCATCATCACCGGCATCATCGTCGCGATGGCGGTCTCGCTGCGCCGCTATAAGGCGCGCGGCGGCGACCCGGAGACGGTGTGGGACGCGGCGATTGTGGTCATCCCGGCCGGCATCATCGGCGGGCGCCTCTACCACGTGATCACGGACCACCAGAAGTACTTCGGCGAAGGCAAAAACCCCTGGCAGGCCTTCAACATCACCGCCGGCGGACTTGGCATCATCGGCGCGGTCGCGCTCGGCGCTCTGGCAGTGTGGGTGATGATGCGGCGCAAGGGGCTGCCGATTGCACCGCTTGCGGACGCGATCGCGCCGTCGGTGATCCTCGCCCAGGGCATCGGCCGGTTGGGCAACTACTTCAACCAGGAGCTCTACGGCGCGGAGACGAATGTGCCGTGGGCGCTGGACATCTACTACCGCGTTAACGAAGCCGGCCAGTACGCCCCGCTGACGGGCCGCTCCACTGGCGAGGTGATTGCGAGCGTGCACCCGACGTTCCTCTACGAGCTGATCTGGAACGTGGCGGTGTTTTTCGTGCTCATCTGGGCTGACCGCCGCTTCCGCCTCGGCCACGGCCGTGTGTTCTGGCTGTACGTGGCCGGCTACACGCTGGGCCGCTTCTTCATCGAGTTCATGCGCCGCGACGAGGCGAACCTGATCCTCGGCCTGCGCGTGAACACGTGGGTGTCCGCCATCTTGTTCATCGTCGCCGTGGTGATCTTCTTCATACTGCAAAAGGGCAGGGAGACCCCGGAGGAGGTGGACCCGGAGTACAACCGCTCGTCCACGGCAGACTCCCAGGATCGGGAGTACCGTGGGGCGCTGAAGAACACGAATGACACCGACGACAACAGCGACAACACCGAAGACAACGAGGTTGGTACACGTGGATAG
- a CDS encoding indole-3-glycerol phosphate synthase TrpC: MPAPSTLDDVVAGVLRDVAKREAAVSFKEIKARSRDMAPTRDTRAALLRHGCSVIVEIKRNSPVFGPTGAGHSSIEALAQNIEAGGAHLIACQTERLRFDGSLADMAQARAAVELPMVCRDVIVDPYQIHEARCYGADAIPLQVGILDQARFEALLDRAESLGMAAVAEVRTPEEADRALRAGVTVVAVNSWTFDTNNLNRNAFAEIAPGLPSEVIKISLGGVSTPRDLINAASCGADAVLAAEAVMAAGDVLSATRSLATAGQHPACPSRR; this comes from the coding sequence ATGCCGGCACCGAGCACACTCGACGATGTCGTCGCTGGTGTGCTTCGCGACGTTGCCAAGCGTGAGGCCGCCGTTTCCTTCAAAGAGATCAAAGCGCGCTCGCGCGATATGGCGCCGACCCGGGACACTCGGGCGGCGCTTTTGCGTCATGGCTGCAGCGTGATCGTGGAGATCAAGCGCAACTCTCCGGTCTTCGGTCCCACCGGCGCGGGGCATTCCAGCATCGAGGCGCTGGCGCAAAACATCGAAGCCGGCGGAGCCCACCTCATCGCGTGCCAGACGGAGCGGTTGCGTTTCGACGGCTCCCTGGCGGACATGGCCCAGGCCAGGGCAGCGGTGGAACTGCCGATGGTGTGCCGCGACGTGATCGTGGACCCGTACCAGATTCACGAGGCCCGCTGCTACGGCGCCGACGCCATCCCGCTGCAGGTGGGCATCTTGGATCAGGCCCGCTTCGAGGCGCTGTTAGACCGCGCCGAGTCCCTCGGCATGGCCGCAGTGGCGGAGGTGCGCACCCCGGAGGAAGCGGACCGAGCGCTGCGTGCGGGCGTAACCGTTGTGGCGGTGAACTCCTGGACTTTCGACACCAACAATTTGAACCGCAACGCCTTCGCCGAGATCGCGCCCGGTCTTCCCAGCGAGGTAATCAAAATTAGTCTGGGCGGCGTGTCCACCCCGCGCGATCTGATCAACGCAGCCTCCTGCGGCGCGGACGCGGTGCTCGCGGCGGAGGCCGTCATGGCCGCGGGCGATGTGCTCTCGGCGACGCGCTCGCTAGCCACCGCAGGCCAGCACCCCGCGTGCCCGTCGCGACGCTAA
- a CDS encoding TIGR02234 family membrane protein, with amino-acid sequence MTKTAQPDKKAARKGAVALGVAGALTWISSRMDWVRAEFVDDISGGGEASVNGADWSTETGAIAVLLIAGMVAAFALRRLGRRVIGAICAAASVGLAVPAVRLLVGGADPERVHALLTAGADEAQQGSFAPAIAQWADITSTTTQALGPGLALLAAVLGLAGGALLVARPGEDSPRQNKYEKETVRREKVREDLEEDPQSGRVLWDAISADIDPTDPRGGGGGPDFRSSKSTR; translated from the coding sequence ATGACTAAAACTGCACAGCCAGACAAGAAGGCCGCCCGCAAAGGGGCGGTCGCACTTGGTGTCGCGGGCGCGCTGACCTGGATCAGCTCGCGGATGGATTGGGTGCGCGCGGAATTCGTCGACGACATCTCCGGCGGCGGCGAGGCAAGTGTCAACGGCGCGGACTGGTCCACGGAGACCGGCGCCATTGCGGTGCTGCTGATCGCAGGGATGGTCGCGGCATTTGCTTTACGACGCCTCGGCCGCCGCGTCATCGGCGCCATCTGCGCAGCGGCGTCCGTGGGCCTGGCGGTGCCGGCGGTGCGTTTGCTGGTTGGCGGGGCGGACCCGGAGCGTGTGCACGCCCTGCTCACGGCGGGCGCGGACGAGGCTCAGCAGGGCAGTTTCGCGCCGGCGATTGCGCAGTGGGCGGATATCACCTCCACCACGACGCAAGCGCTCGGCCCCGGGTTGGCGCTGTTGGCAGCGGTGCTCGGACTGGCCGGCGGGGCGCTGCTGGTCGCGCGGCCGGGCGAGGATTCGCCGCGGCAGAACAAGTACGAGAAGGAAACGGTGCGCCGGGAGAAGGTGCGCGAGGACTTGGAGGAGGACCCCCAGTCCGGCCGCGTGCTGTGGGACGCGATCAGCGCAGACATCGATCCGACCGATCCGCGCGGCGGCGGGGGCGGACCGGATTTCCGATCCTCGAAGTCCACCCGCTAG
- a CDS encoding inositol monophosphatase family protein, translated as MTDATELMGHLQAAEAAVDAAREIFVNELGAAPALHKGSGDFATAADLAVEELLRDKLTGATGIGVFGEEQGGELDEHACWVVDPIDGTSNYSTGNPNCAILVSLLVERQPVVAVVDAPLLEMRMTAIDGEPVHLNGAALPPVSAASSAPHVGVGSLHSRDRRRMPTSQRLNLAGELARAHLRPRISGSVGIDLAFAAQGIYQAAVSFSPHVWDNSAGILLARSAGAVATAGDGTPWEPDKVGAVVGTATAHAAVMEALQTVQNDAGKEA; from the coding sequence ATGACGGATGCCACGGAGCTGATGGGGCACCTGCAGGCCGCGGAGGCGGCGGTTGACGCTGCCCGCGAGATCTTCGTCAACGAACTCGGCGCCGCGCCCGCCCTGCACAAAGGCTCTGGCGACTTCGCTACCGCCGCGGACCTGGCGGTAGAGGAGCTGCTGCGCGACAAGCTCACCGGCGCGACCGGCATCGGCGTGTTCGGTGAGGAGCAGGGCGGCGAACTGGACGAGCACGCCTGCTGGGTGGTGGACCCCATCGACGGCACGTCGAACTATTCCACCGGCAACCCCAACTGCGCGATCCTGGTCTCCCTGCTGGTGGAGCGGCAGCCGGTGGTGGCGGTGGTGGACGCGCCGCTGCTGGAGATGCGCATGACAGCCATCGACGGCGAGCCGGTGCACCTCAACGGCGCGGCGCTGCCGCCGGTGAGTGCTGCCTCGTCCGCGCCGCACGTGGGCGTCGGCTCCCTGCACTCCCGCGACCGCAGACGCATGCCGACCAGCCAGCGTTTGAACCTGGCCGGCGAGCTGGCCCGGGCACACCTGCGCCCGCGGATTTCCGGCTCGGTGGGCATCGACCTCGCGTTTGCGGCACAAGGTATCTACCAGGCCGCGGTGAGTTTCTCGCCTCACGTGTGGGATAACTCCGCGGGCATCCTGCTGGCGCGCAGCGCGGGAGCGGTGGCCACCGCCGGCGACGGCACGCCGTGGGAGCCCGACAAGGTAGGGGCTGTGGTGGGCACCGCCACAGCCCACGCCGCGGTGATGGAGGCGCTACAAACGGTCCAAAATGATGCGGGTAAGGAGGCTTAA
- a CDS encoding imidazole glycerol phosphate synthase subunit HisH translates to MSETTSSPKTAAVAVFDPFAGADPAVAALHAALRAEGVDAEVTSDPASAVAADGLVIAASGDAAEALRALRKAQADRVVGQRLAGSRPVLVVGAAMDALFERGADGAAGFGEWPGGVEKLEAPVERAEVAPAQGSLMLDGAQEFEFNAATGARDFELQEDEFIAYPKLSWVGEVLAAVENGPLWATRFHPEASGEAGAGVLRNWIAQLG, encoded by the coding sequence ATGAGCGAGACAACCTCCAGCCCGAAAACTGCCGCTGTTGCGGTGTTCGACCCGTTTGCGGGCGCGGATCCCGCTGTGGCGGCGCTGCACGCTGCGTTGCGGGCTGAAGGCGTGGACGCGGAGGTTACCTCTGACCCGGCGAGCGCCGTCGCCGCGGATGGTCTCGTTATTGCCGCCTCCGGCGATGCCGCCGAAGCGCTGCGGGCTCTGCGCAAAGCCCAGGCGGACCGCGTTGTGGGGCAGCGCCTCGCCGGTTCGCGCCCGGTGCTTGTCGTTGGCGCCGCCATGGACGCGCTGTTCGAGCGGGGCGCGGATGGCGCGGCTGGGTTCGGGGAGTGGCCGGGAGGCGTCGAGAAGCTTGAGGCCCCCGTTGAACGCGCGGAGGTTGCGCCTGCTCAGGGTTCGCTGATGCTCGACGGCGCGCAGGAATTCGAGTTCAACGCAGCTACCGGCGCCCGCGACTTCGAGCTGCAGGAGGACGAGTTCATTGCCTACCCCAAGCTGAGCTGGGTGGGCGAGGTGCTCGCCGCGGTGGAAAACGGCCCACTGTGGGCGACACGTTTCCACCCCGAGGCCTCTGGCGAGGCTGGTGCCGGCGTGCTGCGAAACTGGATCGCCCAGCTTGGGTAG
- a CDS encoding MFS transporter, whose protein sequence is MAWSKQPLTRGEVESLTNVWRARGLIPVLVAVASAFAAWALLLPVVPTAVIDAGQPASLAGLSTGVFMFATVVTQIFTPKALKTFGFGWVLAISSLLLGIPAFGYMLGMDAVPLLTVSAIRGIGFGALSVAEAAIIAELVPLRLLGSATGIFGMVVGLAQMVALPSGLALVDKIGYDAVYVIAASIGAVSLVACLAIPPIPPADPDAETQQSVRVPMWHLALVPALALMFVTTAYGAITNFLPVSMRALDPVSGAALAGVMLSVLNFAAMVSRYVAGRIMDRRGYPGTVIIPCQIIAAVGVALMAMILSMELPAWTMLIAALFYGAGFGGVQNEALTMLFYRLPRHKTSEASAIWNIGFDGGTGLGSTFYGMLVAQMAFAPVFGIASAVITIGLAITLLDRQLGRHRVVEVNNLSARLKSVQVPRPYPRKRQ, encoded by the coding sequence ATGGCATGGTCCAAACAGCCGCTGACCCGTGGGGAAGTTGAATCGCTGACCAACGTGTGGCGCGCCCGGGGCCTGATCCCGGTGCTCGTGGCCGTGGCTTCGGCCTTCGCGGCGTGGGCGTTGCTGCTGCCTGTGGTCCCCACGGCGGTGATCGACGCTGGCCAGCCAGCCTCCCTGGCAGGGCTTTCCACCGGCGTGTTCATGTTCGCCACCGTGGTCACCCAAATTTTCACCCCAAAGGCGCTGAAGACGTTCGGCTTCGGCTGGGTGTTGGCCATCTCCTCGCTGCTGCTGGGCATCCCGGCGTTCGGCTACATGCTCGGCATGGACGCCGTACCGCTGTTGACCGTCAGTGCGATCCGCGGCATCGGCTTCGGTGCGCTGTCCGTGGCGGAAGCCGCCATCATCGCCGAGCTTGTCCCGCTGCGCCTGCTGGGCAGCGCCACCGGCATCTTCGGCATGGTCGTGGGCCTGGCGCAGATGGTGGCGCTGCCGTCCGGTCTGGCGTTGGTGGACAAAATCGGCTACGACGCGGTGTACGTGATCGCCGCCTCCATCGGCGCGGTTTCGCTGGTGGCCTGCCTGGCTATCCCGCCCATCCCACCGGCGGACCCGGACGCTGAAACGCAGCAAAGCGTGCGCGTGCCCATGTGGCACCTCGCGCTCGTGCCGGCGCTCGCCCTGATGTTTGTCACCACCGCATACGGCGCGATCACGAACTTCCTGCCGGTGTCCATGCGCGCGCTCGACCCGGTGTCGGGCGCTGCGCTGGCGGGCGTGATGCTTTCCGTCCTCAACTTCGCCGCGATGGTCTCGCGCTACGTCGCCGGCCGCATCATGGACCGCCGCGGTTACCCGGGCACCGTCATTATCCCGTGCCAGATCATCGCCGCTGTCGGTGTGGCGCTGATGGCCATGATCCTGTCCATGGAGCTGCCCGCGTGGACCATGCTCATCGCCGCGCTGTTCTACGGCGCCGGCTTCGGCGGAGTGCAAAACGAGGCGCTGACGATGCTGTTCTACCGCCTGCCGCGCCACAAGACCTCGGAGGCCTCCGCGATCTGGAACATCGGCTTCGACGGCGGCACCGGCTTGGGCTCCACGTTCTACGGCATGTTGGTGGCGCAGATGGCGTTTGCCCCGGTGTTCGGCATCGCGTCTGCCGTGATCACCATCGGCCTGGCAATTACGCTGCTGGACCGCCAGCTGGGCCGCCACCGCGTGGTGGAAGTGAACAACCTGTCCGCGCGCCTGAAGTCGGTGCAGGTGCCGCGGCCCTACCCGCGCAAGCGCCAGTAG
- a CDS encoding YbjN domain-containing protein: MGKHAAPAGPQRPGEVTLERVAALLESLGFEPLVRPDRLVIGAHAFTVALWVDYSRPMALVIDTAERIPTDFEHAMALARFINTWNHDRVGPWASYRLMESGDLCARMRRGVHIKHGLSDDQLAAELLDTLEHAAAFYRRLRERFLDAGLDQPLPPQLMRAQDTDLLLGRHPLLRHLPRGGRQEVSTAPELYREVEGPAGEVAPVGVGDLTDALEQLEFRYGVGEDGVIATGVNGVPFALTIEGEPGPRYARVTGMWDTGRDALDAFLPLWLVCNDVNERTCATAAYLHEFDGTAHMHAESTMLVAEGVAPGQVSEFVISAMAACLAAIDHVSQQTAGQSVVDWPGRR, translated from the coding sequence ATGGGAAAGCACGCTGCACCGGCGGGCCCTCAGCGCCCCGGCGAGGTCACTCTCGAGCGCGTCGCTGCACTGCTGGAGAGCCTCGGCTTCGAACCGCTGGTGCGCCCGGACCGCCTGGTCATCGGCGCGCATGCCTTCACCGTGGCCTTGTGGGTGGATTACTCGCGCCCAATGGCGCTGGTCATCGACACTGCGGAGCGCATCCCCACCGACTTCGAGCATGCGATGGCGCTCGCCCGCTTCATTAACACCTGGAACCACGACCGGGTTGGCCCGTGGGCGAGCTACCGTCTGATGGAGTCCGGGGATCTGTGCGCGCGCATGCGCCGCGGCGTGCACATCAAGCATGGGCTTAGCGACGATCAACTGGCCGCCGAATTGTTAGACACACTCGAGCACGCTGCTGCGTTTTACCGGCGGCTGCGCGAACGATTCTTGGACGCGGGCCTGGACCAGCCCCTGCCGCCGCAGCTGATGCGCGCCCAGGACACTGACCTGCTGCTGGGCCGGCATCCCTTACTGCGTCACTTGCCGCGCGGCGGGCGGCAGGAGGTGTCCACCGCACCGGAGCTCTACCGCGAAGTGGAGGGGCCCGCAGGTGAGGTCGCGCCGGTTGGCGTGGGCGATCTCACCGATGCGTTGGAGCAGCTCGAATTCCGCTACGGTGTCGGCGAGGACGGCGTGATCGCCACCGGTGTCAACGGCGTGCCGTTCGCGCTGACTATCGAAGGCGAACCGGGACCGCGCTACGCCCGCGTGACAGGCATGTGGGACACCGGCCGCGACGCCCTCGACGCGTTCTTGCCGCTGTGGCTGGTGTGCAACGACGTTAACGAGCGCACGTGCGCCACGGCCGCTTACCTGCACGAATTCGACGGGACCGCCCACATGCACGCCGAGTCCACCATGCTCGTGGCTGAGGGCGTCGCGCCCGGGCAGGTCAGTGAATTCGTCATCTCTGCGATGGCGGCGTGCCTGGCGGCCATCGACCACGTCAGTCAGCAGACGGCCGGCCAGTCGGTGGTGGATTGGCCCGGCAGGCGCTAG
- a CDS encoding TetR family transcriptional regulator, with protein sequence MQLTRERITEAALTILAEYGLADVSMRRVATSLSVAPGALYWHISNKQELIASMAEEIVQVLINGPLPDPACLSRELRDALLSTRDGAEVVVAAVSQPGSQVQKELETRFAASVRTWLGEAASESNVRIAARGLLRLTLGDAAVQQSAAQLAQATGAPAESDGAGEHAAAVAFLLDGLKRSV encoded by the coding sequence ATGCAACTAACCCGTGAGCGCATCACCGAAGCGGCGTTGACCATCCTCGCCGAGTACGGGCTCGCGGACGTGTCCATGCGCCGGGTAGCCACCTCACTTTCGGTCGCGCCCGGAGCGTTGTACTGGCACATCTCCAACAAGCAGGAACTCATCGCCTCCATGGCGGAAGAGATTGTGCAGGTGCTTATCAACGGCCCCCTGCCGGACCCCGCATGTTTGAGCCGCGAGCTGCGTGACGCACTGCTTTCCACCCGCGACGGCGCGGAGGTCGTCGTCGCGGCGGTGAGCCAGCCCGGTTCGCAGGTGCAAAAGGAGTTGGAAACCAGGTTCGCGGCATCGGTGAGGACGTGGCTGGGCGAAGCGGCGTCGGAAAGCAATGTGCGCATCGCCGCCAGAGGCTTGCTGCGACTGACCTTGGGCGACGCTGCGGTGCAGCAATCCGCCGCGCAGCTGGCGCAGGCCACTGGCGCGCCTGCGGAGTCGGACGGCGCAGGCGAGCACGCCGCGGCAGTGGCCTTCCTGCTCGACGGCCTAAAGCGAAGTGTCTGA